A stretch of DNA from Sphingopyxis sp. MWB1:
GCGCTGAACGCGCTGCGCGCCCGCTATGATTATATCTTCACCACCGGCGGGATCGGTCCGACCCATGATGACATCACCGTCGATGCTGTCGCGCGGGCGCTGGGCGTCGAAGTGATTGTTCATCCCGATGCACGCGCGATTCTGGAACGCTATTATGAAAGCCGCGGGGGCCTGACGGACGCCCGGCTCCGCATGGCGCGCACGCCTGCGGGAGCCGAACTGATCCCCAATCGCATGTCCGGCGCCCCCGGCATTCGCCTTGGCAATCTGTTCATCATGGCGGGGGTGCCGCATATCACCGCCGGAATGCTCGACGCACTCACCGGCGAGCTGGAGGGTGGCGCCCCGCTGGTCGCCCGCACCATTGGCGCCTGGGCCCCCGAAAGCGAGGTTGCCGATATATTGCGCAAGGCCGAGCGCGACCATGCCGGTATTGCCATCGGCAGCTATCCCTTTTTCCGTGAAGGCCGGACGGGCGCCAATTTCGTCGTGCGCGGAACGGACGGCACAGCGGTCCATGCCTGTGTCACCGCCTTGGGCGCTGCGATTGAAGGTGCCGGCTATGCGGTGACGGACGGCGGCATCTGATCGCCGGGCGGGGGGCCATCTTCATGGCCGCGCGTCACACGCGGCAGGCGGCGCAACATGGCAACCGCGGCCAATC
This window harbors:
- a CDS encoding competence/damage-inducible protein A — its product is MSDQRIWTAAILVIGDEILSGRTQDKNVAQIATWLDVQGIRLREARIVPDVEEEIVAALNALRARYDYIFTTGGIGPTHDDITVDAVARALGVEVIVHPDARAILERYYESRGGLTDARLRMARTPAGAELIPNRMSGAPGIRLGNLFIMAGVPHITAGMLDALTGELEGGAPLVARTIGAWAPESEVADILRKAERDHAGIAIGSYPFFREGRTGANFVVRGTDGTAVHACVTALGAAIEGAGYAVTDGGI